In the genome of Phaeodactylum tricornutum CCAP 1055/1 chromosome 20, whole genome shotgun sequence, one region contains:
- the TDH gene encoding l-threonine ammonia-lyase (threonine dehydratase. glycine, serine, threonine metabolism), whose translation MISSSIRLVTRQGGAARGAVTGPPRLLACRMIPMASQSTTAEQVEDEPAIKYALNPQGEVVKDAELIDFPGSSPGQKPILLNAKEHVVGYLSKILNARVYDVAIESELQHAKNLSAHLKNTVLLKREDTQPVFSFKIRGAYNKMSHLSRDLLDKGVVCCSAGNHAQGVALSAKMLGCRAVIVMPLATPAIKVNAVRIHGGPSVEVRLFGNNYDEAATEAKRLQLEDGMTFVHPFDDPLVIAGQGTIGMEILKECVSRPLDAIFVCCGGGGMLAGIAAYVKRVRPTVKVIGVEAADAAGMTASLREGKLVTLDSVGLFADGAAVRRVGDETFRVCKTLVDDMITVDTDEICNAIKLTYNDARVVLEPAGALAVAGMRKYVHTNELSGQTLVAITSGANMDFDRLRFVAERADGSERTLAVTIPEKPGSFRQLYSLIWPRNVTEFSYRFETDGDAHVLISFQPVMNIENDFEGIMHELGENGFDCLDLSHNELAKVHVRHLAGGRSIVNNERVFRFDFPESPGALQRFLLSLDMGWNVSLFHYRNHGDDFGRVLVGIQVTESDDKKLKSFLGNLGYRYEEETNNPVYRAFLCQTNGKGLNDLSNNSSK comes from the exons ATGATATCCTCTAGTATTCGTCTCGTGACTCGCCAGGGAGGAGCAGCCCGTGGAGCCGTCACTGGACCTCCCCGGCTCTTGGCGTGTCGCATGATTCCCATGGCATCCCAGTCGACGACAGCCGAACAAGTCGAAGACGAACCGGCGATAAAGTACGCCTTGAATCCCCAAGGCGAGGTCGTCAAGGATGCGGAACTGATTGACTTTCCAGGAAGCAGCCCGGGCCAGAAACCCATTCTCCTCAACGCCAAGGAACACGTGGTAGGATACCTGAGCAAGATTTTGAACGCACGGGTGTACGATGTGGCTATTGAATCCGAACTACAACACGCCAAGAATCTCAGCGCG CATTTGAAAAATACCGTTCTACTCAAACGTGAAGATACGCAACCGGTATTTTCGTTCAAAATTCGTGGCGCCTACAACAAAATGTCGCACTTGAGTCGAGACTTGTTGGACAAGGGCGTGGTGTGTTGTTCCGCCGGCAACCACGCCCAAGGTGTCGCGCTGTCGGCGAAAATGTTGGGTTGTCGGGCCGTCATTGTCATGCCGCTGGCGACACCAGCGATCAAAGTCAACGCGGTCCGGATACACGGCGGGCCCAGTGTCGAAGTACGGCTTTTTGGTAACAATTACGACGAAGCCGCCACGGAAGCCAAGCGGCTGCAGCTCGAAGACGGCATGACCTTTGTGCATCCGTTCGACGATCCACTAGTTATTGCTGGACAAGGCACGATCGGTATGGAAATTCTGAAAGAATGCGTCTCTCGACCATTGGATGCAATCTTTGTTTGCTgtggcggtggtggtatGCTGGCCGGCATTGCGGCCTACGTGAAACGTGTCCGACCAACGGTCAAGGTGATTGGCGTCGAAGCCGCCGACGCGGCTGGCATGACGGCGTCGCTGCGGGAAGGCAAACTGGTGACGTTGGACTCCGTCGGTCTCTTTGCTGACGGCGCGGCGGTCCGGCGTGTCGGTGACGAAACCTTTCGTGTTTGTAAAACACTGGTCGACGACATGATCACAGTTGACACGGACGAAATATGCAACGCCATTAAATTAACGTACAACGATGCTCGCGTCGTTTTGGAGCCGGCGGGGGCCCTGGCGGTCGCTGGGATGCGCAAATACGTACACACCAACGAACTATCCGGACAGACTCTAGTGGCTATAACCTCCGGTGCCAACATGGATTTCGATCGTTTGCGCTTTGTGGCGGAACGTGCCGATGGATCCGAGCGCACACTAGCCGTTACCATCCCGGAGAAACCCGGCTCGTTCCGCCAGCTTTATAGTCTTATTTGGCCACGCAATGTAACGGAATTCTCCTACCGTTTTGAGACGGACGGGGATGCACACGTACTGATTTCGTTCCAGCCCGTAATGAATATTGAAAACGACTTTGAAGGTATTATGCACGAACTCGGCGAGAACGGATTTGACTGCTTGGATTTGAGTCACAACGAACTTGCCAAAGTGCACGTTCGACACTTAGCCGGCGGTCGGTCAATTGTTAACAATGAACGAGTCTTTCGgtttgactttccagagTCCCCCGGGGCACTTCAACGCTTCCTGTTGAGTTTGGACATGGGATGGAACGTCAGCCTTTTCCATTACCGAAACCACGGCGACGATTTTGGACGAGTTTTGGTTGGCATTCAAGTCACCGAGTCAGACGACAAGAAACTGAAGTCATTCCTTGGCAATCTCGGATATCGAtacgaagaagaaacgaaCAACCCTGTCTACCGGGCTTTCTTGTGTCAAACTAATGGAAAGGGTTTGAACGATTTGTcaaacaacagcagcaaatAG
- a CDS encoding predicted protein → MFRPLFATPFKKPLGAFLRPPSVPRTVYADSSRRPLRARLFCFEAPSIRVYSHWNRPVRASSNTYTRTAVSTRVNTRSGTLYGSPVLQRLGPFHNGLSPHLGAVAHFSSFFGGGKRPPSNNRIAQGAGMLGAASVLFGKTKYVLAALKLTKLASLGSMVVTIGTYSMFFGLPYAAGMVGLITVHECGHALVMLQRGIPFSPMVFMPFMGAVIAMNRLPRDAWEDALVAFGGPVLGSVGAGVVAVGAHATDSQLLFALADFGFMINLFNLMPIGSLDGGRIAGALSPYAGVAGLGLGGLMVYTGSVQNPIFYLVLLAGGYETFMRFYDPTRMPPNYYKISSTQRAVLTGGYFGLVAALIVAMDANQRFRKSPEVLMREKEMSWDHRY, encoded by the coding sequence ATGTTTCGTCCTTTATTCGCGACGCCCTTCAAAAAGCCGTTGGGAGCTTTCCTACGACCTCCCAGTGTTCCAAGGACCGTTTACGCCGACTCGTCCCGTCGACCGCTCCGCGCGAGactcttttgtttcgaagCTCCATCAATCCGCGTGTATTCCCACTGGAATCGTCCCGTCCGTGCATCTTCCAATACCTACACACGTACTGCGGTATCTACCCGAGTCAACACCCGGTCTGGGACGCTGTACGGCTCCCCAGTGCTTCAGCGACTCGGCCCGTTCCACAACGGACTATCTCCACATCTCGGAGCCGTGGCACACTTTTCCTCCTTCTTCGGTGGTGGCAAGCGTCCACCATCCAACAATCGCATCGCACAAGGCGCTGGAATGCTCGGTGCCGCCTCGGTTCTCTTTGGAAAAACCAAATACGTTCTGGCCGCGCTCAAACTCACCAAGTTGGCCTCGCTCGGCAGTATGGTGGTCACGATTGGTACCTACAGTATGTTCTTTGGGTTACCCTACGCCGCCGGCATGGTCGGACTCATTACGGTGCACGAGTGCGGACACGCCCTCGTCATGCTGCAACGCGGCATTCCCTTTTCTCCCATGGTCTTTATGCCCTTTATGGGCGCCGTGATTGCCATGAACCGCTTGCCCCGGGACGCGTGGGAAGACGCACTGGTGGCCTTTGGCGGACCCGTCCTGGGTTCCGTCGGAGCCGGAGTCGTGGCGGTCGGAGCCCACGCCACCGACTCGCAACTCCTATTCGCCCTGGCCGATTTCGGTTTCATGATCAATCTCTTTAATCTCATGCCGATTGGCTCACTGGACGGGGGTCGTATTGCTGGAGCCTTGTCGCCCTACGCCGGTGTGGCGGGCTTGGGACTCGGCGGCCTGATGGTTTACACCGGGTCGGTGCAAAATCCTATTTTTTATCTCGTTCTACTCGCCGGAGGCTACGAAACCTTTATGCGCTTTTACGATCCCACCCGTATGCCACCAAATTACTACAAGATTTCATCGACCCAGCGAGCCGTACTGACGGGGGGATACTTTGGTCTCGTTGCGGCCCTGATTGTGGCCATGGACGCCAACCAACGCTTCCGCAAGTCTCCGGAAGTATTGAtgcgcgaaaaggaaatgtCCTGGGATCACCGGTACTGA
- a CDS encoding predicted protein yields MATAITSRSGHVGKLALHRTIASFRDWRRAVGLSRPDTTIGLVPTMGALHEGHLALVRQARRDNDVVVASIFVNPAQFGPHEDLERYPRQLAQDSRVLADLGVDHVLAPDADMVYGQHHTTYIDPQASLRKTAEGQSRPGHFRGVATIVTKLFNIVQPTNAYFGQKDAAQCVLIRRVTEDLNLDVTVHVLDTVRDADGLALSSRNAYLTESERRAAPVVYQALTNARSLFQQLENDDDDGGRENPCIDRDALVHVVRATLAAEPLVSEIQYVAVDCKATLQPLEHVHLKQGAVLSLACKIGNVRLIDNIIL; encoded by the exons ATGGCGACGGCAATAACGAGTCGTTCGGGACACGTCGGCAAGCTGGCCTTGCACCGAACGATTGCCAGTTTCCGCGACTGGCGACGAGCCGTGGGCTTGTCGCGGCCCGATACCACCATTGGCTTGGTACCCACCATGGGAGCCCTACACGAAG GTCATTTGGCGTTGGTCCGTCAAGCACGACGCGACAATGACGTGGTGGTTGCGTCTATCTTTGTCAATCCCGCTCAGTTTGGACCGCACGAAGATCTCGAACGCTATCCTCGACAACTCGCACAAGATTCCCGCGTACTGGCGGACTTGGGAGTG GATCACGTCTTGGCCCCCGATGCCGACATGGTGTACGGTCAACATCACACTACCTACATTGACCCACAGGCAAGTTTGCGGAAA ACGGCCGAAGGTCAATCCCGCCCGGGCCATTTCCGGGGCGTGGCCACCATTGTCACGAAACTCTTCAACATTGTCCAACCCACCAACGCCTACTTTGGTCAGAAGGACGCCGCTCAGTGTGTACTGATACGCCGCGTCACGGAGGACCTCAATTTGGACGTGACCGTGCACGTCCTCGATACGGTCCGCGACGCGGACGGTCTCGCCCTTTCCTCCCGCAACGCCTACCTGACGGAATCCGAACGTCGGGCCGCGCCGGTCGTCTACCAAGCCCTGACCAACGCACGCAGTCTCTTTCAGCAACTCGaaaacgatgacgacgacggtggtCGAGAGAACCCGTGTATCGACCGGGACGCCCTCGTACACGTCGTACGAGCCACGTTGGCGGCTGAACCGTTGGTATCCGAAATACAGTACGTGGCAGTGGACTGTAAGGCGACGCTACAACCACTCGAACACGTACATCTAAAACAAGGAGCCGTTCTATCCCTGGCGTGCAAAATCGGCAACGTACGCCTCATTGACAACATTATCTTATAA
- a CDS encoding predicted protein: protein MGTMKEREIGGEQQAATLADFIHFHGMLCAPRTAQRCIQAFQGASVLFLPHTYTRPLERFDYNNSNSRAIQFNPFQKLTLITYYLLVWCSGTGLASWFGQTQCLAAEEFVDEPVVTVPPTDTASPETVDAYRDWNAHPWIAAYLTHFAASTAPDDGQPPAPLRWKRRFEFHFGGCAQLHVVMWHIQQGPFLHLVEVYRCDNPILRPLLHGLQAVCNRWRWPRTPSRGPPQ from the coding sequence ATGGGGACGATGAAAGAACGGGAAATCGGTGGGGAACAACAAGCCGCAACTTTGGCGGACTTTATTCATTTTCACGGCATGCTGTGTGCACCGAGAACGGCCCAACGCTGCATCCAAGCCTTCCAAGGGGCGTCCGTTCTTTTCTTACCCCACACCTACACACGGCCTCTCGAACGTTTCGACTACAACAATAGTAACAGCCGTGCTATCCAATTCAATCCATTCCAGAAGCTTACACTGATTACCTACTATCTGTTGGTGTGGTGCAGTGGAACGGGATTGGCGTCGTGGTTTGGTCAAACGCAGTGTCTCGCAGCCGAAGAATTCGTCGATGAACCCGTCGTAACGGTACCACCCACCGACACGGCTTCACCGGAAACGGTAGACGCGTACCGCGATTGGAACGCACATCCCTGGATTGCTGCATACCTCACGCACTTTGCCGCATCCACGGCGCCGGATGATGGCCAGCCACCAGCACCGCTCCGGTGGAAACGCCGGTTCGAATTTCACTTTGGTGGATGCGCCCAACTGCACGTCGTCATGTGGCACATTCAACAGGGTCCCTTCTTGCATCTGGTGGAAGTGTACCGGTGTGACAATCCCATCCTCCGGCCCTTGTTGCATGGACTGCAAGCCGTGTGCAACCGTTGGCGGTGGCCGCGTACGCCCTCACGCGGCCCGCCGCAATAG
- the HAD2 gene encoding 3-hydroxyacyl-coenzyme A dehydrogenase (A short-chain dehydrogenase probably catalyzing the reaction: (S)-3-hydroxyacyl-CoA + NAD+ = 3-oxoacyl-CoA + NADH.), which yields MHMPTISRIATRACKGPLGRGRLEESGWRSFSASSSFDKLGVIGLGLMGHGVCQVGAASGIHSEVIAFEPEQQYLDRGKDRIEKSIAKLVSKGKMTQEAADETLGKITFTTDMAQLMDTDFIVEAVIENINLKRDLYSELGQVCKPETIFASNTSSLSISEMAGFSGRPQNFVGVHFFNPVQLMKLVEVIHTDQTDPAVFDKAYQWVQDIGKVPVSCGDTPGFIVNRLLVPALMQAMLMVDRGEASVRDIDVSMQLGAGHPMGPLHLADYIGLDTCCFIVKGWVELFPDEPAFVLPKILQTKVAAGELGRKTGKGFYHWDGDKRGDPVE from the exons ATGCACATGCCAACCATCTCACGCATCGCGACTCGCGCTTGCAAAGGTCCATTGGGTCGTGGACGACTCGAAGAATCGGGATGGCGATCTTTTTCGGCATCTTCTTCCTTCGACAAACTTGGGGTAATTGGTCTCGGTTTGATGGGGCACGGTGTTTGTCAAGTT GGTGCCGCTTCAGGAATCCATTCCGAAGTCATTGCGTTCGAGCCCGAACAGCAGTACCTCGACCGCGGAAAAGATCGTATCGAAAAATCCATCGCCAAGCTTGTTTCCAAGGGGAAAATGACGCAAGAAGCAGCCGATGAGACTTTGGGGAAAATCACCTTTACGACCGACATGGCTCAGCTCATGGATACCGACTTTATCGTGGAAGCCGTCATTGAAAACATCAATTTGAAACGAGACCTGTACTCGGAATTGGGACAAGTCTGCAAACCAGAAACTatctttgcttccaacacGTCTAGTCTGTCCATATCCGAAATGGCTGGTTTTTCTGGTCGCCCCCAGAACTTTGTGGGAgtccatttcttcaatcCCGTCCAGCTCATGAAACTGGTGGAAGTCATCCACACCGACCAGACCGATCCGGCCGTTTTCGACAAGGCCTACCAATGGGTCCAAGACATTGGCAAGGTGCCGGTCTCGTGTGGCGACACTCCCGGtttcattgtcaaccgtCTGTTGGTACCCGCCTTGATGCAGGCCATGCTCATGGTGGATCGAGGCGAGGCGTCGGTGCGAGACATTGACGTGTCTATGCAACTGGGCGCCGGTCACCCGATGGGACCCTTGCACTTGGCCGACTATATTGGCCTCGATACGTGTTGCTTTATCGTCAAGGGATGGGTCGAACTCTTTCCGGACGAACCGGCCTTTGTTCTGCCTAAAATTCTGCAGACCAAAGTGGCCGCGGGCGAACTGGGACGGAAAACGGGCAAAGGATTTTATCACTGGGACGGTGACAAGAGAGGAGATCCGGTGGAGTAA
- a CDS encoding predicted protein (DNA polymerase primase (p 49 small sub unit)) → MTAAVAEVTNVYHRPDGIRSASTTRSDSHGDATEHQHENVVYSPELLSVYYARLFPYSLLHTWLSYGTRDPTVFAHREFSFTIEPVPGEEIYLRYQSFRNESELAAAVRQRRPTKIDIGAVFSHAPRDRAVVPTLRPVQRELVFDIDLTDYDDVRACGCTGARICPVCWGFMRTAVAVMDTVLRDDFGFGHVAWVYSGRRGIHAWVCDPAARELTDAARAAVASYCEIQLGSDQNQQVVLTHPLHPAIQRALQVLEPWFVEHVLPAQGHGLLATPAACDAFLQTIPDAAATVRAHLQTSWATRTHAPAEKWREVRTHFQIFLEKSATAKVRKTMSLPERERLETWTAGVVLRYSYPRLDINVSKMRNHLLKSPFCVHPKTGRVCVPIADFETFDPFAVPTLPQLVRELDEYHSTNASTSTPTSDSTTHPPTAGPDWQKTSLRAYLEPFQRNFLEPLGR, encoded by the exons ATGActgctgctgttgccgaAGTCACGAACGTGTACCATCGTCCGGACGGGATCCGTTCCGCCTCCACGACGCGTTCCGATTCCCACGGCGACGCAACGGAGCACCAGCACGAGAACGTCGTGTACAGTCCGGAGCTCTTGTCCGTCTACTACGCTCGTCTCTTCCCGTACTCTCTGTTGCACACGTGGCTTTCCTACGGCACCCGCGACCCCACCGTCTTTGCGCACCGCGAGTTCTCCTTCACCATCGAGCCCGTGCCGGGCGAAGAAATCTACCTTCGCTACCAATCCTTCCGCAACGAGTCCGAActcgccgccgccgtccgCCAACGCCGCCCCACCAAAATTGACATTGGCGCCGTCTTCTCCCACGCCCCCCGGGACCGCGCCGTCGTCCCCACCCTCCGACCCGTCCAACGCGAACTCGTCTTCGACATTGATTTGACCGACTACGACGACGTGCGCGCCTGTGGTTGTACCGGCGCACGCATTTGTCCCGTTTGTTGGGGATTCATGCGGACTGCCGTCGCCGTCATGGATACCGTGCTCCGTGACGATTTCGGTTTCGGGCACGTGGCCTGGGTGTATTCCGGACGACGGGGCATACACGCTTGGGTCTGTGATCCCGCCGCCCGGGAACTCACCGATGCCGCACGAGCCGCCGTGGCGAGTTATTGTGAA ATCCAACTGGGTTCGGACCAGAACCAGCAGGTCGTCTTGACCCATCCGTTGCATCCCGCCATTCAGCGGGCGTTACAAGTTTTGGAGCCGTGGTTTGTGGAGCACGTGCTGCCGGCGCAAGGGCACGGCCTCTTGGCGACGCCCGCGGCCTGCGACGCCTTTCTCCAAACCATCCccgacgccgccgccaccgtaCGCGCCCATTTGCAAACATCCTGGGCCACACGCACACACGCACCCGCCGAAAAGTGGCGGGAAGTCCGGACCCATTTCCAAATATTCTTGGAAAAATCCGCCACGGCCAAAGTGCGCAAGACCATGTCCTTGCCGGAACGGGAGCGACTCGAAACCTGGACCGCCGGTGTCGTCCTGCGGTACTCCTATCCCCGACTCGATATTAACGTTTCCAAAATGCGCAACCATTTGCTCAAATCGCCCTTTTGTGTACACCCCAAAACTGGACGCGTCTGTGTCCCCATTGCCGATTTCGAAACCTTTGATCCCTTTGCCGTACCCACCCTGCCCCAACTCGTTCGCGAACTCGACGAATACCATTCCACCAATGCTAGTACTAGTACTCCAACCTCCGACAGTACCACGCACCCACCGACAGCCGGACCGGATTGGCAAAAAACGTCACTCCGGGCCTACCTCGAACCCTTCCAACGCAATTTTCTCGAACCACTGGGTCGG
- a CDS encoding predicted protein — MYGRGSPQEIGVGLVGKILFITAIVVVVCVSLTQPWSKMSASAASRKVVQSVAHRVEIDWSRHVWSCSPQVAASFNKLKSWVALSDSMAEKYATLPTPIDFGKAKSAVRDKSLVDSLEAFYKSNQAPAETHEWAPEEQELTAKKIAYLQELDAMHQELLPVLEAELAFQKNNRTTSDTTVFDMKVNYPVIHEEIEDEIERREWFKDTGIGPNNCPITIGPVSCPQRRSRRLETLVMENGWEQTQTQFQNPQCWVVQSLRKLKGLILCQSGTNRSVQNHHNFTMDPLLLARKLRRRRGRSILASQLSNAAVTLCTGAVVAMILAALHVSRLNTDRGVPNAPESLPRSRRPGAPMVFGQRQLREARVEHARSGNSDASTPLDFVVAGFPKTGTTTLLYAFRDHEEMDIANSERCSVAHVPLSESRAQQDLNAAVAELSPLRSVKRGIKCPTMLSNSVSLSRLQRHSPSAKLIVGLRHPTELLQSFYNYRVTEVYDKRSHQSIPSFDEIVRTGKAWKGVSLEAVRFDLFLMQLGKTNMSTIDLQQYAGRKYMGVKPSEMQVFLYTLDQIEDRDPTNSLVFRKGLESYLGLETPFQPFGRENTNHFVGNKAYPETLDICQPKYNKLRKKLADQGRKTARWIHERLLESPDVFVGNKDGFLQSLESWGTDICHLSSIADVKVLPQRRTLKKPI, encoded by the exons ATGTATGGGAGGGGCTCTCCGCAAGAGATTGGTGTTGGCCTTGTTGGTAAAATTCTTTTCATCACGGCCATTGTCGTGGTCGTGTGTGTATCTCTTACCCAACCTTGGTCGAAAATGAGTGCATCTGCTGCATCCCGCAAGGTGGTGCAATCAGTCGCCCATCGGGTGGAAATTGATTG GTCCCGCCATGTCTGGAGTTGCTCTCCTCAAGTAGCCGCCTCCTTCAACAAGCTCAAATCGTGGGTGGCGCTGTCGGATTCCATGGCGGAAAAGTACGCCACCTTGCCGACGCCAATTGATTTCGGCAAGGCCAAGAGTGCCGTTCGCGATAAAAGTCTGGTGGACTCGCTCGAAGCCTTCTACAAGTCCAATCAAGCGCCGGCGGAAACGCACGAGTGGGCGCCGGAAGAACAGGAGTTGACGGCCAAGAAAATCGCCTACCTACAGGAACTCGACGCCATGCACCAAGAACTCTTGCCCGTACTGGAAGCCGAGTTGGCTTTTCAAAAGAACAACCGAACAACCAGCGATACTACCGTCTTTGATATGAAGGTGAATTACCCCGTTATTCACGAAGAAATCGAGGACGAAATTGAACGTCGTGAATGGTTCAAGGATACCGGAATCGGTCCCAACAA TTGTCCGATCACGATTGGGCCTGTGAGTTGTCCGCAACGGCGCTCTCGCCGTTTGGAAACGCTGG TGATGGAAAATGGTTGGGAGCAgacacaaacgcaattccAAAACCCCCAATGTTGGGTGGTGCAGAGTTTGCGGAAACTAAAAGGGCTCATTTTATGCCAGAGTGGAACCAATCGTAGCGTTCAAAACCACCATAATTTCACCATGGATCCTTTACTTCTCGCTCGGAAATTACGCCGACGCCGCGGACGCTCCATTCTTGCCTCGCAGCTTTCCAATGCAGCCGTTACCTTGTGTACGGGAGCCGTGGTGGCAATGATTTTAGCTGCCTTGCACGTGTCCCGACTAAATACTGATCGTGGCGTTCCCAATGCTCCCGAAAGCTTGCCTCGGAGTCGTCGTCCCGGTGCACCCATGGTGTTTGGTCAGCGACAGCTCCGGGAAGCAAGGGTTGAGCATGCGCGGTCGGGAAACTCAGACGCGTCTACACCGCTGGATTTTGTCGTGGCGGGCTTTCCCAAAACCGGTACCACGACACTATTATACGCCTTTCGGGAtcacgaagaaatggacATTGCCAATTCGGAACGCTGTAGTGTCGCGCACGTTCCACTATCCGAGAGTCGGGCGCAGCAAGACTTGAACGCGGCCGTTGCCGAACTCTCTCCGTTGAGGAGCGTCAAACGCGGTATCAAATGCCCCACGATGCTGAGCAACTCTGTATCGCTATCGCGGCTGCAGAGACATTCACCGTCGGCCAAACTCATTGTTGGATTGCGTCACCCGACGGAACTGTTGCAAAGCTTTTATAACTACCGTGTAACGGAAGTTTACGACAAGCGGTCCCACCAGTCAATACCCAGCTTTGATGAGATCGTTCGGACCGGCAAGGCTTGGAAAGGCGTCTCCTTGGAAGCGGTCCGTTTTGACTTGTTTTTGATGCAGCTCGGAAAGACCAATATGTCAACCATTGACCTTCAGCAATACGCCGGTCGCAAATACATGGGGGTGAAGCCTAGCGAAATGCAAGTCTTTCTATACACCCTTGATCAAATTGAGGACAGGGATCCGACGAACAGTTTGGTATTTCGGAAAGGCCTTGAGAGCTACCTTGGTCTGGAGACTCCGTTCCAGCCCTTTGGCCGTGAGAACACCAACCACTTTGTCGGAAACAAAGCGTATCCCGAAACGCTCGATATTTGCCAACCCAAGTACAACAAACTGAGAAAAAAGTTAGCGGACCAGGGACGTAAAACCGCTCGTTGGATTCATGAGAGGCTTTTGGAGAGTCCTGACGTCTTTGTCGGAAACAAAGATGGCTTTCTTCAGTCGCTCGAATCGTGGGGGACTGATATTTGTCATCTCTCATCCATAGCGGACGTAAAAGTTTTGCCTCAGAGACGGACTCTCAAGAAACCTATTTAG
- the Lhcr2 gene encoding protein fucoxanthin chlorophyll a/c protein codes for MMKFAVLTATLAASASAFAPAQSNTRVVTSLNAERSKSLPFMNRPDLLDGSMAGDVGFDPLGLSTIEGVGVDLYWLREAEIKHCRVAMMAVAGVLWVELFGPAPGCEMATAKSQTDAFWQLWQAHPQYIAFGFIMTGLVEMITGIAITTGRESGQRAPGDFGLDPLKIKNNPAKWEKYSLNEVKNGRLAMFAAAGQLMQSWTTHEGAFENLSATFN; via the exons ATGATGAAGTTTGCCGTTCTCACTGCTACTCTGGCTGCGAGTGCTTCCGCCTTTGCTCCGGCGCAGTCGAACACCCGTGTGGTGACCTCCTTGAACGCGGAGCGCAGCAAATCTCTGCCTTTCATGAATCGTCCCGATTTG CTCGACGGATCCATGGCTGGCGATGTCGGTTTCGATCCTTTGGGTCTGTCCACTATTGAAGGAGTTGGCGTGGACCTGTACTGGCTCCGCGAGGCCGAGATCAAGCATTGCCGCGTCGCCATGATGGCCGTGGCCGGTGTCCTCTGGGTCGAGCTCTTCGGGCCCGCCCCCGGCTGCGAAATGGCCACGGCCAAATCGCAGACCGACGCCTTCTGGCAGCTCTGGCAGGCTCACCCGCAATACATCGCCTTTGGCTTTATCATGACCGGACTGGTCGAGATGATCACCGGAATCGCTATCACCACCGGACGGGAAAGTGGACAACGCGCTCCGGGGGATTTCGGACTCGATCCCTTGAAGATCAAGAACAATCCCGCCAAGTGGGAAAAGTACTCCTTGAACGAGGTCAAGAACGGACGTCTCGCCATGTTCGCCGCCGCGGGGCAACTCATGCAGAGCTGGACGACCCACGAGGGAGCCTTCGAGAACTTGAGTGCCACCTTCAACTAA